The following proteins are encoded in a genomic region of Nocardioides renjunii:
- a CDS encoding PHP domain-containing protein, which translates to MEQLTVRIDLHTHSRASDGTDTPGDLVREARAAGLDVVALTDHDAMSGWAEAQQAADEVGITLVPGLEVSTAYHHRGVHLLGYLPDPAHPPLVAALDRILAGRTARTPAIVDALRRHGIGITEEDVRREAGGSVAAGRPHVADALVRLGVATDRTQAFDEFLNPGRPGYANRYAAPLEEMVPIITAAGGVTVIAHPWGRSGRSVLDVDDFALLKDLGLAGIEVDHQDHDAATRAELRGIARDLDLVVTGSSDHHGLGKVDHDLGVNTTDPEQYERLMSLVASRT; encoded by the coding sequence GTGGAACAGCTGACCGTGCGGATCGACCTCCACACGCACTCCCGGGCCAGCGACGGCACCGACACCCCCGGCGACCTCGTCCGGGAGGCGAGGGCCGCCGGGCTCGACGTCGTCGCGCTCACCGACCACGACGCGATGTCGGGCTGGGCGGAGGCGCAGCAGGCCGCCGACGAGGTCGGCATCACGCTGGTGCCCGGTCTCGAGGTCAGCACCGCCTACCACCACCGCGGCGTGCACCTGCTCGGCTACCTCCCCGACCCGGCCCATCCGCCGCTCGTCGCCGCGCTCGACCGGATCCTGGCCGGGCGCACGGCGCGGACGCCGGCCATCGTCGACGCGCTGCGCCGGCACGGGATCGGCATCACCGAGGAGGACGTACGCCGCGAGGCGGGCGGGTCCGTGGCGGCCGGCCGGCCGCACGTGGCCGACGCCCTCGTGCGGCTCGGCGTCGCGACCGACCGCACGCAGGCCTTCGACGAGTTCCTCAACCCGGGCCGGCCCGGCTACGCCAACCGCTACGCCGCGCCGCTGGAGGAGATGGTGCCGATCATCACCGCCGCGGGCGGAGTGACGGTGATCGCCCACCCGTGGGGGAGGAGCGGGCGCTCCGTCCTCGACGTTGATGACTTCGCCCTCCTCAAGGACCTCGGGCTCGCCGGGATCGAGGTGGACCACCAGGACCACGACGCCGCCACGCGCGCCGAGCTGCGCGGCATCGCGCGCGACCTCGACCTCGTCGTCACCGGCAGCAGCGACCACCACGGGCTCGGCAAGGTCGACCACGACCTCGGGGTCAACACGACCGACCCGGAGCAGTACGAGCGGCTGATGTCCCTGGTCGCCTCCCGCACGTGA
- a CDS encoding P-loop NTPase family protein, with protein MNGPLPDRVLVYGVTGSGKSTAALAIGARTGLPATLVDELTWLPGWVPVEEAVQRELIGAIVSEDRWVLDSAYGAWLDLVLPHAQLVVGLDYPRWLSFARLVRRTVSGAVTKELRCNGNVESWRNMVSSDSILLWHFRSFARKRARMRAWAADPKGPEVLLFSHPRELAAWMEGLGPG; from the coding sequence GTGAACGGCCCCCTGCCCGACCGGGTCCTCGTCTACGGCGTCACCGGCAGCGGCAAGAGCACGGCCGCCCTCGCCATCGGTGCGCGGACCGGGCTGCCGGCCACCCTCGTCGACGAGCTGACCTGGCTGCCCGGCTGGGTGCCGGTCGAGGAGGCGGTGCAGCGGGAGCTGATCGGCGCGATCGTCTCCGAGGACCGGTGGGTGCTCGACTCGGCGTACGGCGCCTGGCTCGACCTCGTCCTGCCGCACGCCCAGCTCGTCGTCGGCCTCGACTACCCCCGGTGGCTGTCCTTCGCCCGGCTGGTGCGCCGCACCGTCTCGGGCGCGGTCACCAAGGAGCTGCGCTGCAACGGCAACGTGGAGAGCTGGCGCAACATGGTCAGCAGCGACTCCATCCTCCTCTGGCACTTCCGGTCCTTCGCCCGCAAACGGGCCCGCATGCGCGCGTGGGCCGCGGACCCGAAGGGTCCGGAGGTGCTGCTGTTCTCGCACCCGCGCGAGCTGGCGGCGTGGATGGAGGGGCTGGGCCCGGGCTGA
- a CDS encoding MOSC domain-containing protein, which produces MIREDVVPHVASVNVGLPRPAPWAGLGATGMDKAPATGAVPVTSSGLRGDGVFDTANHGGPDRAVSAYAREDLDHWAAQLGRSIGDGQFSENLTTVGIDQGQCLLGERWRIGDVVLEVASVRTPCNDFKTWMQRTGYDPSAWVKRFTREGRPGVYLRVLQEGLLRAGDTVAVVERPDHGITVATLFRALTVEPALLPSLLAVDGLAGHLQERIDAYMRPRARR; this is translated from the coding sequence GTGATCCGCGAGGACGTCGTGCCGCACGTCGCGTCAGTCAACGTCGGCCTGCCGCGGCCGGCGCCCTGGGCCGGGCTCGGCGCCACCGGGATGGACAAGGCGCCGGCCACCGGCGCCGTGCCGGTCACCAGCAGCGGGCTGCGCGGCGACGGAGTGTTCGACACGGCGAACCACGGCGGCCCCGACCGCGCCGTGTCGGCGTACGCGCGCGAGGACCTCGACCACTGGGCGGCCCAGCTGGGCAGGAGCATCGGCGACGGGCAGTTCAGCGAGAACCTCACCACCGTCGGGATCGACCAGGGCCAGTGCCTGCTCGGGGAGCGCTGGCGGATCGGTGACGTCGTCCTGGAGGTGGCATCGGTCCGGACGCCGTGCAACGACTTCAAGACGTGGATGCAGCGCACGGGCTACGACCCCAGCGCGTGGGTCAAGCGGTTCACGAGGGAGGGACGGCCCGGCGTCTACCTCCGCGTCCTCCAGGAAGGACTGCTGCGCGCCGGCGACACCGTGGCCGTGGTCGAGCGGCCCGACCACGGCATCACCGTGGCGACGCTGTTCCGCGCCCTGACCGTGGAGCCGGCCCTCCTTCCCTCGCTGCTCGCGGTCGACGGTCTTGCCGGGCACCTGCAGGAGCGCATCGACGCCTACATGCGCCCGCGGGCAAGGCGCTGA
- a CDS encoding SDR family NAD(P)-dependent oxidoreductase, producing the protein MSTSLITGATAGIGHEYAVQLAARGDDLVLVARDSARLEQVADELRRAHQVEVEVLVADLVDRDDLARVEARLADRDRPVDLLVNNAGFGLKQRFLDNTADEETAMLEVLVTAVLRLSHAALRPMAERGHGGIINVSSVAAFLPRGTYSAAKAWVNSFSEWAHLEYGSRGVRVMALCPGFTKTEFHQRMDVKRGEGFMWLDVDFLVRTSLEDFDKGRAYSIPGAQYKTIVALTRAIPNRVLRLTQSVGRR; encoded by the coding sequence ATGAGCACCTCACTGATCACCGGCGCGACCGCCGGCATCGGCCACGAGTACGCCGTCCAGCTCGCCGCGCGCGGCGACGACCTCGTCCTCGTGGCGCGCGACTCCGCCCGTCTCGAGCAGGTGGCCGACGAGCTGCGCCGCGCCCACCAGGTGGAGGTCGAGGTGCTCGTCGCCGACCTCGTCGACCGCGACGACCTGGCCCGCGTCGAGGCCCGCCTCGCCGACCGCGACCGCCCCGTCGACCTGCTGGTCAACAACGCCGGCTTCGGCCTCAAGCAGCGCTTCCTCGACAACACCGCCGACGAGGAGACCGCGATGCTCGAGGTGCTGGTCACCGCCGTGCTGCGGCTGAGCCACGCCGCGCTCCGCCCGATGGCCGAGCGGGGCCACGGCGGGATCATCAACGTCTCCAGCGTCGCCGCGTTCCTCCCCCGCGGCACCTACTCCGCCGCCAAGGCCTGGGTCAACAGCTTCAGCGAGTGGGCGCACCTGGAGTACGGGTCCCGCGGGGTCAGGGTCATGGCGCTGTGCCCCGGCTTCACCAAGACCGAGTTCCACCAGCGGATGGACGTCAAGCGCGGCGAGGGCTTCATGTGGCTCGACGTCGACTTCCTCGTGCGCACCTCGCTCGAGGACTTCGACAAGGGCCGGGCGTACTCGATCCCGGGCGCGCAGTACAAGACGATCGTCGCGCTCACACGCGCCATCCCCAACCGGGTGCTGCGGCTGACGCAGTCGGTCGGGCGTCGCTGA
- a CDS encoding ParA family protein, which translates to MSTESRAAGPVTLAVANQKGGVAKTTSVASIGAALAELGHRVLLVDLDPQACLTFSLGIDPEDLETSVHHVLTQGVDPAEVVLATEDGVDVLPATIELARAEADLLTRTGREHVIKGALEQLAEDLADSDEGPYDWVLLDCPPSLGVLTVAALTAADGVLVPLQCETLSHRGVGQLLDTVHDVRRFTNRGLEVWGVLPTLYDGRTNHARTVLETISETYDLEVVEPPIPKTIKFAEAPAAGRSILATSRSSKGAAAYRQVAENLVARAARPKAAPARTRKKAPARER; encoded by the coding sequence ATGAGCACCGAGAGCCGGGCCGCAGGCCCCGTGACGCTGGCCGTCGCCAACCAGAAGGGCGGCGTCGCCAAGACGACGTCCGTCGCCTCGATCGGTGCCGCCCTGGCCGAGCTGGGCCACCGCGTGCTGCTGGTCGACCTCGACCCGCAGGCGTGCCTCACCTTCTCCCTGGGCATCGACCCGGAGGACCTCGAGACGTCGGTGCACCACGTGCTCACCCAGGGCGTGGACCCGGCCGAGGTGGTCCTCGCGACCGAGGACGGCGTCGACGTCCTGCCGGCGACCATCGAGCTGGCCCGCGCCGAGGCCGACCTGCTCACCCGCACCGGGCGCGAGCACGTCATCAAGGGCGCGCTCGAGCAGCTGGCCGAGGACCTCGCCGACTCCGACGAGGGACCGTACGACTGGGTCCTGCTGGACTGCCCGCCGTCGCTCGGCGTGCTCACGGTCGCCGCGCTCACCGCCGCCGACGGCGTGCTGGTGCCGCTGCAGTGCGAGACGCTCTCGCACCGCGGGGTCGGCCAGCTGCTCGACACCGTGCACGACGTACGCCGCTTCACCAACCGCGGCCTCGAGGTGTGGGGCGTGCTGCCGACGCTCTACGACGGCCGCACCAACCACGCCCGCACCGTGCTGGAGACCATCAGCGAGACCTACGACCTCGAGGTCGTCGAGCCGCCGATCCCCAAGACGATCAAGTTCGCCGAGGCGCCGGCAGCCGGACGGTCCATCCTGGCCACCAGCCGCAGCAGCAAGGGCGCCGCCGCCTACCGGCAGGTCGCCGAGAACCTGGTCGCCCGCGCCGCCCGGCCGAAGGCCGCACCGGCCCGGACGCGGAAGAAGGCCCCCGCGCGCGAGCGCTGA
- a CDS encoding DEAD/DEAH box helicase, with protein MTTFRELGVLPKICDALDRAGITTPFAIQEMTLSVALLGTDLIGQARTGTGKTLAFGIPVLQRSVAPSDPAYADMPQGKPQALIVAPTRELALQVSNDLHLASKDLGLRVLTVYGGVGYDTQLETLESGVDIVVGTPGRLIDLANRRALDLSHVHALVLDEADEMLDLGFLPDVITLLSKTPETRQTMLFSATMPAAIVALARTHMRHPMNIRAESSYDTTMVPATAQFIYQAHDLDKPEIIGRVLQAEDAEKMIVFTRTKRQAQRIAEDLQERGFNASPLHGDMAQVAREKALARFREDKIQVLVCTDVAARGIDVRGVSHVINYTCPEDDKAYVHRIGRTGRAGATGTAITFVDWADLHRWKMINKTLDLPFDEPQETYSTSEHLFHDQGIPAGTKGRIVDPAPVEKKERAPRERRSGEGQRSGGRSEGQRSGQRSGEGSGATSGSGESSGDAPRRRNRSRRRTRGGSSVETPNA; from the coding sequence GTGACCACCTTCCGTGAACTGGGCGTGCTGCCCAAGATCTGCGACGCGCTCGACCGCGCCGGCATCACCACCCCCTTCGCCATCCAGGAGATGACCCTCTCGGTCGCGCTCCTGGGCACCGACCTCATCGGCCAGGCCCGCACGGGCACCGGCAAGACGCTGGCCTTCGGCATCCCGGTGCTGCAGCGCTCCGTGGCCCCCAGCGACCCGGCCTACGCCGACATGCCGCAGGGCAAGCCGCAGGCGCTCATCGTCGCCCCGACCCGCGAGCTGGCGCTCCAGGTCTCCAACGACCTGCACCTCGCGAGCAAGGACCTCGGCCTGAGGGTCCTCACGGTCTACGGCGGCGTCGGCTACGACACCCAGCTCGAGACCCTCGAGTCCGGCGTCGACATCGTCGTCGGCACCCCGGGTCGCCTCATCGACCTGGCCAACCGCCGGGCCCTCGACCTCTCGCACGTGCACGCGCTCGTGCTCGACGAGGCCGACGAGATGCTCGACCTCGGCTTCCTGCCCGACGTCATCACGCTGCTCTCCAAGACGCCCGAGACCCGCCAGACGATGCTCTTCTCGGCCACGATGCCGGCCGCCATCGTCGCGCTGGCCCGCACCCACATGCGCCACCCGATGAACATCCGCGCCGAGTCGTCCTACGACACGACCATGGTCCCGGCCACGGCGCAGTTCATCTACCAGGCCCACGACCTCGACAAGCCCGAGATCATCGGCCGGGTCCTGCAGGCCGAGGACGCGGAGAAGATGATCGTCTTCACCCGCACCAAGCGTCAGGCGCAGCGCATCGCCGAGGACCTGCAGGAGCGCGGCTTCAACGCCTCCCCCCTCCACGGCGACATGGCGCAGGTCGCCCGCGAGAAGGCGCTCGCCCGCTTCCGCGAGGACAAGATCCAGGTCCTCGTCTGCACCGACGTCGCCGCCCGCGGCATCGACGTGCGCGGCGTCTCGCACGTCATCAACTACACGTGCCCCGAGGACGACAAGGCCTACGTCCACCGCATCGGCCGCACCGGTCGCGCGGGTGCCACCGGCACCGCGATCACCTTCGTGGACTGGGCCGACCTGCACCGCTGGAAGATGATCAACAAGACGCTCGACCTGCCCTTCGACGAGCCGCAGGAGACCTACTCGACCTCCGAGCACCTCTTCCACGACCAGGGCATCCCGGCCGGCACCAAGGGCCGCATCGTCGACCCTGCGCCGGTCGAGAAGAAGGAGCGGGCTCCCCGCGAGCGTCGCTCCGGCGAGGGCCAGCGCTCCGGCGGCCGTTCCGAGGGCCAGCGCTCGGGTCAGCGCTCCGGCGAGGGGTCGGGCGCGACCTCCGGCTCGGGCGAGTCCTCCGGTGACGCCCCGCGCCGCCGCAACCGCAGCCGTCGCCGCACCCGCGGCGGCAGCAGCGTGGAGACGCCGAACGCCTGA
- a CDS encoding ferritin-like fold-containing protein, with amino-acid sequence MTESPDEDYRLAAIDLLGAIAYGELSAFERLVEDAKMAPGIDDKIAIGAMATAEFGHLQKLVGRLAELGADPAEAMQVFRTSFDSFHAHTAPSDYYEGLIKAYVGDGLAADFYREIAAYLDAETREVIISSLEDTGQTAFIVERVRAGIAEDHRLGGRLALWGRRLMGEALTQAQRVAGDRDALTALLVGGVDRPGLDLAALGRMFTRLTELHTDRMAELGLEA; translated from the coding sequence ATGACTGAATCGCCCGACGAGGACTACCGCCTGGCCGCGATCGACCTCCTCGGAGCGATCGCCTACGGCGAGCTGTCAGCCTTCGAGCGGCTCGTCGAGGACGCCAAGATGGCGCCCGGCATCGACGACAAGATCGCCATCGGCGCAATGGCCACCGCCGAGTTCGGGCACCTGCAGAAGCTGGTCGGCCGGCTCGCGGAGCTCGGCGCCGACCCGGCGGAGGCGATGCAGGTCTTCCGCACGAGCTTCGACAGCTTCCACGCCCACACCGCGCCCTCGGACTACTACGAGGGGCTCATCAAGGCCTACGTCGGCGACGGCCTCGCCGCCGACTTCTACCGCGAGATCGCGGCCTACCTCGACGCCGAGACGCGCGAGGTCATCATCAGCTCGCTGGAGGACACCGGCCAGACGGCCTTCATCGTCGAGCGGGTCCGCGCCGGCATCGCCGAGGACCACCGGCTCGGCGGCCGACTGGCGCTGTGGGGCCGGCGGCTGATGGGTGAGGCGCTCACCCAGGCCCAGCGCGTGGCCGGCGACCGCGACGCCCTCACCGCGCTGCTGGTCGGGGGAGTGGACCGCCCGGGCCTCGACCTGGCCGCGCTCGGGCGCATGTTCACGCGGCTCACCGAGCTGCACACCGATCGGATGGCCGAGCTCGGCCTCGAGGCCTGA
- a CDS encoding GlsB/YeaQ/YmgE family stress response membrane protein, whose product MVVDLIVLIVIGAIIGLLGKLVAPGDKDNIPIWLTILCGIGGVLLGYWIYSLFGGDGSGGIDWVRWIVAVVTAAVLVVIASTVTGRNSGSRTRV is encoded by the coding sequence ATGGTCGTAGATCTCATCGTCCTCATCGTCATCGGAGCGATCATCGGGCTGCTCGGCAAGCTGGTCGCCCCGGGCGACAAGGACAACATCCCCATCTGGCTCACGATCCTGTGCGGCATCGGTGGCGTGCTGCTCGGCTACTGGATCTACTCGCTGTTCGGTGGCGACGGCTCCGGTGGCATCGACTGGGTCCGCTGGATCGTCGCGGTCGTGACGGCAGCCGTCCTCGTGGTCATCGCCTCGACGGTGACCGGACGCAACAGCGGCAGCCGCACGCGGGTCTGA
- a CDS encoding DUF3107 family protein, translating to MEVKIGVQNAQRELVLDTESTPEDIETHFAEALSSGGLLRLADTKGRAVVVPADKIAYVELGSPTTSTVGFR from the coding sequence GTGGAGGTCAAGATCGGCGTGCAGAACGCCCAGCGCGAGCTGGTGCTCGACACCGAGAGCACGCCCGAGGACATCGAGACCCACTTCGCGGAGGCCCTGTCCTCCGGCGGCCTGCTGCGGCTCGCCGACACCAAGGGCCGCGCCGTGGTCGTGCCCGCGGACAAGATCGCCTACGTCGAGCTCGGCTCGCCGACCACGAGCACCGTCGGCTTCCGCTGA
- a CDS encoding TetR/AcrR family transcriptional regulator has protein sequence MPRRERRAQLLESALEVFVAQGYHAAAMDDIAERAGVSKPVLYQHFPGKLDLYLALLDSSCDMIIDNCREALASTSDNKDRVAATMRVFYSYVASEEGAFRLVFESDLTSEPDVRERVDRVTTECASMIADVIRTDTGLPDEASELLAVSLVGMAQVSARFWLAGGGEITQDDAAALIAGLAWRGIRGYPRTDDH, from the coding sequence ATGCCGCGCCGCGAGCGTCGCGCCCAGCTCCTCGAGTCCGCGCTCGAGGTCTTCGTGGCCCAGGGCTACCACGCCGCCGCGATGGACGACATCGCCGAGCGCGCCGGGGTCTCCAAGCCGGTGCTCTACCAGCACTTCCCCGGCAAGCTCGACCTCTACCTCGCGCTGCTCGACAGCTCCTGCGACATGATCATCGACAACTGTCGCGAGGCGCTGGCCTCCACCTCGGACAACAAGGACCGCGTCGCCGCGACGATGCGGGTCTTCTACAGCTACGTCGCCTCGGAGGAGGGTGCGTTCCGCCTCGTCTTCGAGTCCGACCTCACCAGCGAGCCCGACGTGCGCGAGCGGGTCGACCGGGTCACCACCGAGTGCGCGTCGATGATCGCCGACGTGATCCGCACCGACACCGGCCTCCCCGACGAGGCGTCCGAGCTGCTCGCGGTGTCGCTGGTGGGAATGGCGCAGGTCTCCGCGCGGTTCTGGCTCGCGGGCGGTGGCGAGATCACCCAGGACGACGCGGCCGCCCTGATCGCCGGCCTGGCCTGGCGCGGCATCCGGGGCTACCCGAGGACCGACGACCACTGA
- the moeZ gene encoding adenylyltransferase/sulfurtransferase MoeZ, with translation MSQSSPRLAPLVEPAAELTIDEVRRYSRHLIIPDVGMAGQKRLKNAKVLVIGAGGLGSPALLYLAAAGVGTLGIAEFDTVDESNLQRQVIHGVSDIDKPKGQSAKESIAEINPYVEVVLHPDRLDNDNVLDVFRGYDLIVDGTDNFATRYMVNDAAYFLGIPYVWGSIYRFDGQASVFAPMLGEDLPCYRCLYPEPPPPGMVPSCAEGGVLGVLCASIGSIQVNEAIKLITGIGEPIAGKLMIYDALEMEYRKLKVRKDPSCALCGENPTVTELIDYDAFCGAVSDEAAEAAAGSTISVVQLEHMLKERENGERDFLLVDVREPNEAEINHIPGAVLIPKGEFLNGNALTQLPSDKQIVMHCKSGVRSAETLAIVKGAGYADAVHVGGGVVAWVSQIDPSQPTY, from the coding sequence GTGTCGCAGTCCTCGCCTCGACTGGCGCCGCTCGTCGAGCCGGCCGCCGAGCTCACCATCGACGAGGTCCGTCGCTACAGCCGCCACCTGATCATCCCCGACGTCGGGATGGCCGGGCAGAAGCGGCTCAAGAACGCCAAGGTGCTGGTCATCGGGGCCGGCGGCCTCGGCTCGCCGGCGCTGCTCTACCTCGCCGCGGCCGGCGTGGGCACCCTCGGGATCGCCGAGTTCGACACGGTCGACGAGTCCAACCTGCAGCGCCAGGTGATCCACGGCGTCAGTGACATCGACAAGCCCAAGGGCCAGTCGGCCAAGGAGTCGATCGCCGAGATCAACCCCTACGTCGAGGTCGTGCTGCACCCCGACCGGCTCGACAACGACAACGTGCTCGACGTGTTCCGCGGCTACGACCTCATCGTCGACGGCACCGACAACTTCGCCACGCGCTACATGGTCAACGACGCGGCGTACTTCCTCGGGATCCCCTACGTCTGGGGCTCGATCTACCGCTTCGACGGCCAGGCGTCGGTCTTCGCGCCGATGCTCGGTGAGGACCTGCCCTGCTACCGCTGCCTCTACCCCGAGCCGCCGCCGCCGGGCATGGTCCCCAGCTGTGCCGAGGGTGGCGTGCTGGGCGTGCTGTGCGCCTCGATCGGCTCCATCCAGGTCAACGAGGCCATCAAGCTCATCACCGGCATCGGTGAGCCGATCGCCGGCAAGCTGATGATCTACGACGCGCTGGAGATGGAGTACCGCAAGCTCAAGGTGCGCAAGGACCCGAGCTGCGCGCTGTGCGGCGAGAACCCGACCGTCACCGAGCTCATCGACTACGACGCCTTCTGCGGCGCGGTGTCCGACGAGGCCGCCGAGGCCGCCGCCGGGTCGACGATCTCCGTCGTCCAGCTCGAGCACATGCTCAAGGAGCGCGAGAACGGCGAGCGCGACTTCCTCCTCGTCGACGTCCGCGAGCCCAACGAGGCCGAGATCAACCACATCCCCGGCGCGGTCCTGATCCCCAAGGGCGAGTTCCTCAACGGCAACGCGCTCACCCAGCTGCCCAGCGACAAGCAGATCGTCATGCACTGCAAGTCGGGCGTGCGCTCCGCGGAGACCCTGGCGATCGTCAAGGGCGCGGGCTACGCCGACGCGGTGCACGTGGGCGGCGGCGTCGTGGCCTGGGTCAGCCAGATCGACCCCAGCCAGCCGACGTACTGA
- a CDS encoding DUF4129 domain-containing protein, translating into MRALRDLPAARAVLLVTATSLFMVLVAWATLIGPDEVFTGPGRIDRPAPTQTRTCLPLEVVTGADGTTTEEVPDNPRGLPLCEQPAGGEDRSDPPPRSDAPLWLQVLAWVFLLAVLAGVLAAAVLVVRLARDRSGPRRRERREAVEFTTLDEPDRLVEAITEDAAEQDAVLGTGDPRNAIVAAWLRFEVQGASAGVGRRSWETSSEYALRILDLVSADSGAVTRLADLYREARFSQHPITEDHRSRALEALATIRRSLEVRT; encoded by the coding sequence ATGCGTGCGTTGCGAGACCTCCCGGCAGCGCGCGCGGTGCTGCTGGTGACTGCGACGAGCCTGTTCATGGTGTTGGTCGCATGGGCCACGCTCATCGGGCCCGACGAGGTCTTCACGGGTCCCGGCCGGATCGACCGGCCCGCGCCGACCCAGACGCGGACCTGCCTGCCCCTCGAGGTGGTGACCGGGGCCGACGGGACGACCACCGAGGAGGTGCCCGACAACCCCCGCGGCCTGCCGCTGTGCGAGCAGCCCGCCGGGGGCGAGGACCGCTCGGACCCGCCGCCGCGGTCCGACGCACCGCTCTGGCTGCAGGTGCTCGCCTGGGTCTTCCTGCTCGCCGTGCTGGCGGGGGTGCTCGCCGCCGCGGTCCTCGTCGTCCGCCTCGCCCGGGACCGGTCGGGCCCGCGCCGGCGCGAGCGCCGCGAGGCCGTCGAGTTCACCACGCTCGACGAGCCCGACCGGCTGGTGGAGGCGATCACCGAGGACGCCGCCGAGCAGGACGCGGTGCTCGGCACGGGTGACCCCCGCAACGCGATCGTCGCGGCGTGGCTGCGCTTCGAGGTGCAGGGCGCGTCCGCTGGTGTGGGGCGCAGGTCGTGGGAGACGTCCTCGGAGTACGCCCTCCGCATCCTCGACCTGGTCTCCGCCGACTCGGGGGCGGTCACCCGGCTGGCCGACCTCTACCGGGAGGCCCGCTTCTCCCAGCACCCGATCACCGAGGACCACCGCAGCCGTGCCCTCGAGGCGCTGGCCACGATCCGGCGCAGCCTGGAGGTGCGCACATGA
- a CDS encoding AAA family ATPase, whose amino-acid sequence MTEAPVHPSAVAPFAERVLDEVGRAVVGKREALTLVLAGVLAKGHVLLEDFPGLGKTLAARSLAGALGLQFARAQFTPDLLPADLTGSYVYDQRRAEFDFRPGPVFAGLLLADEINRTPPKTQAALLEAMQEGQVTVEGQTHRLPSPFHVLATANPVEYEGTYPLPEAQLDRFLLRVGFGYPSAGEEYDVLRRRLDRQREEVDIAQVTDAAGLAAVQAAVERVSVDESVARYCVDLVAATRVHADVLTGASPRGSLGLVLTARAWAAIRGRDFVVPEDVKVVARAVLSHRITVKPELWMTQASGARVVDSVLGTVATPRTLESPR is encoded by the coding sequence GTGACTGAGGCACCCGTCCACCCGTCGGCCGTCGCGCCGTTCGCCGAGCGCGTCCTGGACGAGGTCGGCCGCGCCGTCGTCGGCAAGCGGGAGGCGCTGACGCTGGTGCTCGCCGGCGTGCTCGCCAAGGGCCACGTGCTGCTCGAGGACTTCCCGGGGCTCGGCAAGACGCTCGCGGCGCGCTCGCTGGCCGGCGCCCTGGGCCTGCAGTTCGCGCGGGCCCAGTTCACCCCCGACCTGCTGCCGGCCGACCTGACCGGCTCCTACGTCTACGACCAGCGCCGCGCCGAGTTCGACTTCCGGCCGGGCCCGGTCTTCGCCGGCCTGCTGCTGGCCGACGAGATCAACCGAACGCCGCCCAAGACCCAGGCCGCCCTCCTGGAGGCGATGCAGGAGGGACAGGTCACCGTCGAGGGCCAGACCCACCGGCTGCCCAGCCCGTTCCACGTCCTTGCCACCGCCAACCCCGTGGAGTACGAGGGCACCTACCCGCTCCCGGAGGCCCAGCTCGACCGCTTCCTGCTCCGCGTCGGCTTCGGCTACCCCAGCGCCGGCGAGGAGTACGACGTGCTGCGCCGTCGCCTCGACCGCCAGCGCGAGGAGGTCGACATCGCGCAGGTGACCGACGCCGCCGGGCTCGCGGCCGTGCAGGCCGCCGTCGAGCGGGTCTCGGTCGACGAGTCCGTGGCGCGCTACTGCGTCGACCTGGTCGCGGCGACCCGCGTGCACGCCGACGTGCTCACCGGGGCCTCGCCGCGCGGCAGCCTCGGCCTGGTCCTCACCGCCCGCGCCTGGGCGGCGATCCGGGGTCGGGACTTCGTGGTCCCCGAGGACGTCAAGGTGGTCGCTCGGGCGGTGCTGTCGCACCGGATCACGGTCAAGCCGGAGCTCTGGATGACCCAGGCCTCGGGCGCCCGGGTGGTCGACTCGGTGCTCGGCACCGTCGCGACGCCCCGCACGCTGGAGTCGCCGCGGTGA